In Taeniopygia guttata chromosome 6, bTaeGut7.mat, whole genome shotgun sequence, the genomic stretch TAAAGTCATTTCATCCCCAGTTCTTACAACATTCGGAAGAGAGCTATTGCAATAGGTATTAATAAATAGGTCTGCTGATTATCACCCACAGTGGGTTAAATCCCTAAAAGGGCAAGGCATACCCAGTTCTCACTGGAATAAAATCAAGATTTAGGTGGCCAAACCTTGAACATCACAAGCCTTCCACATGCTAggtgcaggcagcagggcagtTACCGGGAGCAGATGATGTTATTTTCCATAAGGGAACTGATTTGCCTGGTAACTTTGCCTCATTGATAACAGTGGAGCTGTGCCAGTGAGTCAGGTGTCTCAGTATGATACTCAGCACCCGATCTCACTGAGGCACGGACAGACACTATTGTgttcccctgcccctccccttTACTGAGAGCTCTATAATACCTTGTTCAGCGCTACACTGATGTCACAGCAGCTGTTACACTGCCTGGCTAAAAAAGAAAGATTGCAGACTTGGAGTAAGTTATTGTTTGAAAAACTCTCTGGAAATTTTAGTATTTAATTTGTTAGTCACGATAGCTTAATGTGATACAGGGAATGCTTTAGCTTGAGACAGACACCAGTTacttacaaaacaaaaattggGCTTTCCCAGTATTGCAGCAAAATCTTTCGTTTGCccagctgaaatattttccacaCAGACAGAACCTGGTCTGTGCATTAGCTTCTGATTTTTAATGGTTAATAAGGTCAGGTTCCTCGCTTTTTCTACACCAAGGTAACCAATTAGCAGCCACAATTACAAACCTCTTGGCCTGTAAATACTGTATCAAGTTACTACATGCAAATAGAGACAAATTAGGTCTCACTTTATCTTGAAATTGTATCCTTTCACTGGTGTTAACAGAAAGAAGTCAGCCATCACAATCTTCTCCCCCACTGCCTTCAATTAAGTAACTTACCTGTATGATTTCAGAAACGTTTCCTCCTCAGTGCTCTGCTATCAAATGATTCTAATTAAACCAAGTCTCCAATGTTTCTGAAGATTAAGAACCACTTTGCAAAGAACAGTGGTAACAGCCCAAGTGGTATTTATCTCACACCCTGCTGCTTGTTAACAAAAGCCAGGTCTAACACTTGCAGCTACTCACGGACACAACATGTGATGAACTGGATGGATATCATCATCTCTGCTGCCTTTAGTGTCCAGATTCAGCAGCTGTAGGACAGGGCTCCTACAAACCTCACTGCTTAGAGTTCATATCAGTGCTTTCACACACGATTTAGAAATCTAAACACTTGCAATACTGTTCCCCACTGTGCTGCAAGCCTTGGCCCCTAACCAGCAAGGAAAGGAGCACTATAGTGCCTAGAGCCAATAAAACTTAGGCCAGATGTACACACCCATCCCTACTGATGTGTCTGAAGGGCAACAATGGAGCTAGGAATTGGAAACCAACACACAATCTGTTATTAGTACACACCTTTGAACTTTATTTGAACTTTTAACAATACTCTCTCCTGTTCAGTTAATTGCCAGGGAGCTTTAAAAAGCTTCTGTTTTAATTATGGAAAAGTCTGGAGCCATGTGGCATCTCAGTTTATAATTACAATTCCCAGGAGTTCACATGCCAACATCTTGGTAAAGTCTGGGCCTCCAAGACAATAACAAAACATAGAGCAAGGGACTTATCTCAAATAATGATTTGCAGCTGCCTTCAAAAACTCAAAATCAGTTTGGCCATCCACACTTTTGTAAGTTGAGGTTCTTCAGCACATCTCACAGTGTCCTTTGGCACATCGGTTGCCATGCTCAAGTAAAAGTGTAACTGACATGACACTGAAACAACTCAAACTCGATAATTTCCTATCATTTTTATCCAAGTGGTACCTTTCCAGTGCATTCCAAAGAAAACAGGAGTCCTTCTGTAGAGCAGCTGTGGCCTGGAAATAAGTTCAGTCCTTCAATGAGGTTAAAGCTTTATTTATAGAAAGTTGACTGCATTAATTGCAGCAATATTTGCATTGCATTTGAACTCAGCACTAACAGGTTAATATTTACATTTAGATAACacttaaacaaaaacaaactgaaTACAGCCAATCTTAAGAGCAAAAAGACAGACATACAAATGACAGACTTAAGAGTAAAAGTGATCACAATTATTTCACTCTGGATGATTTAGTCCAAAGGTCTATTTCTTAATCAGATTAGCAGGAAGAGTGGATTTGTCCAAATCATCAAAATATGGATGGTTCAAGGCCATTTTGCCAGAAATCCTTTTTGCAGGATcataaattaacattttctggaagaaaaaaaaaccaaaaagattTACTTCCTCCTGAAAGGTGAGCTAAAATCATGTtaaataaatttctatttaaccataataataataataaagtaagtacaaagacatttttcccctttgttctGTGCTCTCCTAGTTGGAGAGGTTATTTCCTCTACAAGTCAGTAGTAGTACATAACATCTCAGAAAATGAAGAATCCCATTTACCCCCCCGTTCAATAACCAAGCCCTTGCCTATGTCTGGGTACCACACATCCGTTGAACTAAATCCAGAACCAGGCAACAAGCAGCAATAATTGTCTTAGATTCTCACAGAGACAAATTAATAAGCTTTAGGCTGGTAAAGCCCTAAATGTTTTAAGGACAAGTGGTCTGACACTTGTTTTGTTACTGACATTGAACAAAGTGATGTGAAATGGCTTCTGCTCAGGCTGGTGACTTTACTATTAAATAAGAGAATGCTCACTCAGTTTCAAAATCCAAATTGGAAAGTAGACTACAAGCAGATAGAACTGAAGAAAACAGTTAAAACTTGAGTCTCTTTGCAATAAAATACTTCAACTGAATACCTCAATAAAGGCAATGAGAGCAAAAAGAGGGGATGTCACAGCCATTAAAATAATCCCTAGAAGTTTCTAAAATGGGAGGAAATTTTTCTAGCCATTATAAAAAAGTATCTAGAGCTTCTATCATGCAAGGGGTCAAAAAAAGAATGAAGTATTCAGCAGTTTTGTACTAGACCCAAAACAGGCagtctttttatttctccttacTAAAGGACAGACCATTACAAATTCAAGTAATCAGGATTCCACCAGCTGCCTCTCCCCTGTCTACAAAACAAATCTGTCTTCCAGAACAAAACTTAACCAGTCTTACTCTGCCCAGTATTCAGTCTTGACACTTAATTATCTTTACACTTCATTCTGCAGAGAGTCTTCCAGGCTGATTTAAACCACTGAATTTGCATTTATATTCTCTGAACTTCTGCCAAATGCAATGCTGCCTCCAGATTTAACCTTGCATGTCCAATTTTACCTTGTGGCAGGTTCCCATTACCTATACCTAGAACAGCGTCCTATAGTTAATTCTGATATCAAAGGTTCTCTCAAAATTGATTCAAAGAGGGAAAATTCTCTGAAAAATGGATGTTGTGACACTGCACCACAAGTGATGGAGCAAGTGAAGGAAACTTCTCTGAGCAGTCTAAAGCATTACTTTTCCCTGGCACCTACTGTTCTGATCATTTAGAATTTTGAAATGCTGGCCATAGAAGTCACGTAGCTTTTGAAGGTCTTAAACTCACAACCTCACTCATGCAATTTGAATTACACATTTTTGTGTTAAGACATTTTCAAAagctcttttaatttttttctatagaCTGTTGGAGATGTATGTAAACATTGAAACATCTTTATTGACATATCTGAGCTTGTGCTCTAGAACAAACTATTTAGTTTTGTTGCCTTTAAAGTTATATTATGGCTTTAAAAGGCATAAAAGTGCCATAGGAAACTTAAAAGGGATTCCAATCAGGAATGCCACTGTCACCAGGCACTAATAGGAAACTAAAATGTTAACATTAAGGCAGAACTGTAAAAGACTTTAGAGAACTTAATATGCTTTGAGACTAGAATTATGCTAACACCATGAAGAACaccattaattattttttttgcctttattaGAAGCAGCCCCAACCATTGGCTTCACACAATGAAGCCTCATCTAAGCTCAGATAAGCCCTTGGCAGATCCTTTTCATACAActgtttctcctgcctgttcCTTTGATTTTAGTTTGTAAATACAGTCAGCAACAATTATTTCAAACTGATTTAATAAACCCCTGATGCTGTCAGGGGTCTTATCTCTATAAGACAACTGTGCTGGAAGGTACAGAGCTATCCAGGACAACTACTGACAACAAATGCTCAGGCTGTCAGTGTGAACTGGGACTCcgtcccccccaaaaaaattgagaaattgTGACCATTTGAGCTTTTTGGGTAACACTACTTCAGTCAGAGTATTCTGCCATATTCCCAATGAGGGTAATGAACTGTTTTGTGACTGCTTACAGCCATGAGCCAGGTACACAGGTACTGCTGTACAACAGGGTTCTGAAGTGTCAGCCCACACCCCCACCTGTAGGTCTGCACTGTACAAATGCAGCTTTAGAACAGCCAAAGAACAACCAAGGTACATTATTGTACCTTAGGACACCTCACAGCACACCTGGGATATGACCAAAATTAGCCCTCAGTGGCAGCACATGAGCTGGAAGAGCACTAAATGGAAAAGACTGATTAAGAGCTTGCCAATTAAAAGCCTGGTGTGGTAGTTCAACTGCCTGGCCACAGAACTAAAGGAAATTCACACTAGACACAAAAGATaccaattaaaaattaatgcacCACAGTCAAAAATACTTAACTCCAAATTTAAGGGCAATTGAGACAGACACTACAGACAGACTTCAACTAAGTTTCTTGTCCCAGCTAATCAATACATTCAGCTGTTTCTATCACTGTTTATTCAGGTAAGCCATCAAAGAAGTTTAACCAAGATGAGCCCACCAAGTTTGATCCACATGCTAccataaaataaacatttccaaCTGACTCGGCAGTCACACAGCCACATCACAACTGAAATTAGCAGCAGAAAGTTGAAAGCTACTTTATGGGCAGAAGTATTCACTTAAACCTCTTTGTAAAGACTCATCCTCACTTTCAAGTTGTACCTGGCTTATTATTATAAAAAAGCTGAGGCATAATTGCTTCATGTGAAATATAGTCTGGCGTTACTTGTGAAAGGAGTGAATGTCACACAAGGTGTCAGTTCTACAAGAACGAAGGCTCATACCACTGCTGATAGCTTGAAGATCTCCATATTTTCCTTCTAGCCATGACTGATGAGTACAGCTTTGTGTATTCTGGAGTATTTCAAACAGCCCACTCAGGTTCTTAATCAGCAGTTTAGGACAGACTACTTACAGCCAGCAGATCAAGTCCATCTTTATCCAAGTTTTTGACATGTGTTTCGAGGCTGACAGGTTTCCATTttggaaatgtgtttttataGTCTTGCAGGGATTCCACCTCAGGCCATACCTCGTTGTTGGGAGTCCCTAAAGCTCTGTGCAAGCATAAGCAATTTAGTCTGAAATCTGTTATGTGCTATTACGCTTTTAATTACACACTACTGTTGTGTAGTGCCACACAGCTAACAAGCCAAGGTTCAGCCTTACATACCTGAAGATTCTGAAGATCTGGTCAATCTCTGAATCCCCATGGAAAAGTGGCTTTTTAGTTGCCAGCTCAGCAAATATGGTTCCTATGCTCCAGATATCTACAGGAGTAGAGTAACGAGCAGATCCCAGCAGCACTTCTGGAGACCTGTACCACAGCGTTACTACCTGTGGAACAAGGAAAGGTTGAGTTTGTGGAATCAGTTCTTTTAACTGACTGCAGGATAAATGGCTCATTTGTTATTAAGTAGCATTCagtttttttgctaaaaatagCCAGTACCCTGAGTTTTAGTGGAAGTATAATACTGGTTTCAAACTTCATTTGTAGACAAAGCAACTCCATTGCAGTAGCTTCTACTTCAAAAAAAAGCAGCTGTCTGCACAACTTCCCTAAGAGCAGGAATCCTTTGGCACCTAGCcacaaaacccctcaaacctgagtgctttgcaaagcaaaaatgCCTTTATGAGACAGCAAGCAACAAGTTTGAGTCCACCTGACTCACTCTGAGTGGGATTCATAAAATGCTTTGGAACCTTAGAGTGAAGTCACAATCAAAGATGTGGAAAACGAAACAGAACTTTTTCATAGTTTTGTTAGCTTATAGCTTGAAAAAACTGATTCTTTAGCTGTTTCAGAATCATTCTTAGCGGGAAGCAAGTACACACTATCCAAACCAGCAGAGGTATGTATGTCCCAACTCACTTCATGCGTGTAGACCCGCACTGGAATTCCAAAGGCTCGAGCCAGTCCAAAATCCGCCAGTTTAATCACTCCCTTGTCATCTATTAGGAGGTTCTGAGGTTTCAAGTCTCTGTGCAGAACTCTTCTTGAGTGGCAGAAGACAATACCTTGCAAAATTTGGTACAGATAACTCTAGAAAGGATGAGgcaggaggaaagaaagaaagaaagaagttaCCTTTAGTACATGTCAGTGTCCTGCAACACAAAGGTGTTCCCTTCATTAgctctccccacagcagcaggaaatggaGATCCAAAGCATTGCAGATACTGAGTTAATATCAATTGAAAAGCTACacaaaataattctgaagaTTAGTTTAAGGCAGTTTAATCTCAGTAATGAAAAGATTCTCAAGTGGCATTCGAAAGCAAAATTCACATTCATCTTATTATCTACAGCAGCTTatttaacctttcatttctcctcAAGGAGTTAATTATACTGAAAATAAGAGCTGCTTATGGTTTGTAGGTCATCATTAAATTCCCTCTTAGGTTAAGAAATTGTCCTCATTACCTTAACACGTGAACGCTCCAAATACTGGCCAGATGGAATACTATCCAAATATTTCTTGAGATCCATGGAAAGGAATTCAAAGACAAGGTACAGTCTTGAATCCTGCATGAGAACATCCTGAAGACTAAAAATTGAGTATACAATTACTTCCACTGCAAAATGCATGCACTCCCATTTCTTTTCTTAACAGGGATACAAGCTGATATTTCCAGGCTTCTATTATGGAAGTCTTAAAAGTCTTCAAACAACAGGCTGAGTTATACTGTCATCTGGAAAATCAAGTGTATCTGAAGTAGTGTCAAACTGAGATAAAAGCCTATATGCTTCCTCTAAAACTTATGTCCTCTCAAGTCAGACACAGGAGtctgaagaaaaaatacttttgccattaaaaaaacTCCACCTGTGGGTGTTAGTGCCTAGCTTCTCTTTGAAGCTGGCttgtcacagcacagcctgaatTACTAGAAACttaaggaaatatttaataataatataatagaCACAGCAGGATTTGCACACAATTTTAAGGATCTTCTTCATCCTTACTGGAATGTAAGGATTCCTAAACCCAAACATACATACATTGAGTCTCTACCTGGCTGGAATCTGGCCAGTTTTAAGGCACATTAAAGATCAAGTATTTTGCTGCATCAAAGAGCAAGTATGTTGGGGGAAGACAGTGGCTGCAATCATTTTTACATGTCAAGCAGTCACTGATGGAAATTTCACTCACAGCTCAGGTGTGCCAGCTATGACAGCATAAAAACACATCTAAATTCCTGCTACAGAACAGCAGGGAGAACGTGAGAACACTTAAGTCAAATGGCCTATTCCAAGGTGGTAAATAAACTTCTGAGACGGCCTGAAGTAACAGCTACAGCCAGTTTTCATAAAGTATGCCTCCATTCTCACAATAATCTCTCTGAATTTacagaaatttcaaaattaagaaaaatttgtTAGGTTCCTAGAATGAAAAGAGGCAGCGTGAGGAAGGCTTAATTAGAAAACTGGCACAAACATGgaatttaaagtatttgctgCAAAGCAGACATTGCATTAAACAGAGAGGTTCTCACCTTACTAGATGAgtgggaaaataatttatgatCTGATGGAACCTAGTGCTCCTCCAAGAGTTTAGCTAAATACCAGTATATGCATACCAGACTATATTGGGATGATTCAGCtcttttaataaagaaatttcTCGGATAGCAGTACTTGGAACACCTTCCTCCTCACTTTCTAGACGTATTTTCTTCATTGCAACCACTTGGCCTGTGGTTTTGTGACGACCTTTATACACAACACCATAGGTACCTGAACAAAAAGACAGTGAAACAAATACAGGAAGTACCAGCTTCAGGTACAAATAATATTGTAAACACGAGCTGCTAACATAGGAAAAGTCCTTACAAATGGAATATTGGTTTAAATTACAAACTACTACTTAGCTATGGAGTTTACCTGagcaatatttttgtttgtttaaagcATGCCACCCATGAAGTGTAGCATTTGTTACGACAGGGCACTTAGAAGCCTAAGTGTGAAAGGCGAGTATTTGGAAGATGTAGTTATAAAATCAGATACTATTTGAGTTTCAAGTTGATTAACTTCCAGGCAAGATTATTATAAAGGATTATGATTTTGCCATTGATACATCATATTAAAATGCTAAAGGTTTAGCTGGAAATGGAAGTAGTGCTCCTTCTGCAGTCTGAGATCCAGCCATCCATGGGTGTTAGCTGTAGAAATACCTCTGGCATAATGCTCAGTGCAGGAGAGAGGCTAGTGCTGTGGGTCTCAGCAGAAGCTGAAATTGGAACCAAGAGTAAATCTCAAATCAATCCATCTTAATTATCAGTGCTCACAGAAGTAGAACCCTCAAACTAAGACAGCATAAGCCTTCTCTTTTTACCCTTCTTGAAATATTAATCCCTCACATGAAGCCCaaattagtttatttcaaaaAGATCCATGCACAAGGCTTTGGTTACAAAGCTTTGTTGCAAGATCCAAGCACACCTTATGCTATTGCCTCAGAGTGGGCAATAGCACTTCAAATTTTCAAGTCTGCATAAGGCCTTATACAGTGTGTTATAAAACACACTGATTTCTACAAGGAACACAGGCTGGACTTCCAGTAACACGAGGGTTGTGACTAACACCTGCACTGAAGCCATCTCCTCAGTGCCTCAATGTGAAGTAAATGCTAAAAATTCACTTCTCCACAGAGCTTTGCTATCTTGCTTTCCTTTGACACCCACACTGCCCATATATCATCAGAGCAGAACAATCCAGAAAATAGTACTCCCTaccagcagctccaagcaaaACAACACATTGCACAACTTCAGGGGCAGCTGGTAAACTCACATTCAGAGAAATGGGGGAGCTTCCTAAACTGTAAGCCGGTTTCAGGACTCAGAACAtactttttctcccttctcccttttgGAGATGGCTAATGTTACAGCATTAGCCAGCAAAATGAAGGCAGATACTTTTCAGCACTGATcagctgtttttaaaaagacCATGTCACTTTCACAAAAAAGGGCAGGCTGGAGGGTTTTAGAGATATAGATAAGTACCACAGTAACTAAGCTACAAGCTTATTTAGCCACTTGGTTGAATCTCAGTGTTTCCTGTAACAGGCAGAGTGCACAGATGTTCTGGGACGCTTCATAGCTCAAACTGTGGAGCATTTAAAAGCTCACTGCTCCCCATACTTACCTTCCCCAATCTTCTCTATTTTTGTGTAATCATCCATTGTTGTGGTTATCCCTGAAAtggacaggaaaaaagaaacagataaTGAGGGTGAACAGTTGCTGTCCTGAGCGCAGACGAGTCACTGAACCTATGCCAAGTCTTTAGAAGCGAGTTGTGCCTCACAAAATTAAGTTGTAACGTAAAACA encodes the following:
- the CDK1 gene encoding cyclin-dependent kinase 1, whose protein sequence is MRLAPPPARAALRTGLCGGGACGGSAGITTTMDDYTKIEKIGEGTYGVVYKGRHKTTGQVVAMKKIRLESEEEGVPSTAIREISLLKELNHPNIVCLQDVLMQDSRLYLVFEFLSMDLKKYLDSIPSGQYLERSRVKSYLYQILQGIVFCHSRRVLHRDLKPQNLLIDDKGVIKLADFGLARAFGIPVRVYTHEVVTLWYRSPEVLLGSARYSTPVDIWSIGTIFAELATKKPLFHGDSEIDQIFRIFRALGTPNNEVWPEVESLQDYKNTFPKWKPVSLETHVKNLDKDGLDLLAKMLIYDPAKRISGKMALNHPYFDDLDKSTLPANLIKK